The genomic region AAAATCACTGTGTTCTgcttgtcgctcagtcatgtctgactctttgcgactccatggtctgcagcctgccaggctccgccatccatggggattctccaggcaagaatattggagtaggttgccatgcccttctccaggagagattcttgacccggggattgaacccaggtctcctgcactgaagacagattctttactgtctgagccaccacggaagcccaactAGACTAATGTTTTGAAATGATCATTCTTGCTGTTGTCCTTAAAATAGTGTGTGACTGGGTTGGGGGGTGTGGGGCAGGCTTGGGGGTCATCAAGTGTAAAGAAAAGGAGACAGGCTAGGAAGTTTTTATAATAATCCCAGTGAAAGTATGTTGGTTCAGATTGGGGAAGGAAAAATGGTCAATTATGAATTGTTTTAAAGTAAGATTTAATAGGATTTGCCAGacaaaaatttgtaaaatttgtaaagagtatgtgtgtgctcagatgctcattcatgtcctactcttttgcgaccccatggactatagcccagcaggcttctctgtccatgacattcttccagcaagaatatgggagtgggttgccatttcttcttccagggatcttccagactcagggatgaaacccaagtctcctgcagctcctggatttggcagggagattctttaccactagtgccactgggaagcccctctgtaaAGTACCTATGTATGTATATCTGCTGAAGGATATGTAAATTATTAAACCAGAAAAGTACATGTTTCATTAATTCTACTTTCACATATTTATTCTTCATAATGCCCTGGAATCTATACATACCACTACTGCCTTGCTTTCACGCACAATAATGACTATTTTCAATGACTTTTCAACAGTTTcacatgcattttatttcttcaattatGCTATAGTTTAATGAGCAGCAGAGTGCTTAAAGAACAAATTGACCTTGAAACAATTCTGTTTTACAGTAACTGTGATGGCTACTCTTCATTCCACTCTTGTGGGGTGACTCTGCCAACAGGGGAACAGCCCCACTGTATGCCAATCTGTGTGACTAGAAATACCCATGTAACAAGACAGAAAGAGGTTCCACTGGCTAGTAGGATATCACCGTATTTGTCATGAAAATCTGGTGAGTGTTTCGAGTGACTCTGTCTAATTTGTTGAATCCTTCGGATCCTGAGACTACTTAGTGCATTTCTGACCAAGGGAAACATCATGAAGGTATGACAGAACTGAAGTTGATTGAAGCTGCTGGTCTATTTCCTTGTGAAGAAacctgcaaaaacaaaaaatgggcaATGACATCTGACCTACATTTAGTTCTTCCCAGTTTGAAGGTTTTACCCACACCATCTCCTGCAGTGTGGTCAGGCAGCTGAGTTTTCATGATGTCTGGATCTGAGTCTTAGCTCTGCCACTGACCAGCTATATGAACTTGGGCAGTTCATATAGTTCTTTTTGCCTTAATTTCTTCAATGGCAAACTGAGACAAAAATGTCCAGCTGATAAAATGGCTTAGATTTCCAACATGCCACACTAGTCCAATGACCTGCCTATGTCTACAGTAAAACTCTAATTTCAGTCAGAATTAAAAGGCATTCACAAGTATGtcatatctcttttttttcttgctcctttcttcccttcGAAACCTCCTCATTTCTTCTCCTCTACCTGTAATTCTTGCCTTGCACTTTGCTACAGGGCAACTTCTATTTACCTTTAAATCCTGGTCTAAAGGCCATCGGTTCTATGAAGTCTTCTTGAAACCCCTCTAGGCTGAATAAGCCCTTCTTCTCTGGGCTTCTACACTTCTTACAACCCTTCTTTCATACCATCTGGCATGATGCATtggtttaatcatttttaaaacaaacttaagTTCTTTAGTTTTAGATTCACAAAAAATTGAATAGAAAGTATAAAGTCTCCATATAACCTGTGCCTTTACCATCCTGCACCAGCATAGCACATTTGTTAGATTTGTTGCAATGAATCTACAGTCTTTTATCatatatgtcttttgcaaatattttcttacagCCGATGGCTCGTCTTGTCATTCTCTTAAAGAATTATCTTTATATTCTCCTCCAGTAATCTGAAAATCTTCAAGAACAAAGAATGTAATTTTGCATACCCAGTAGCTGAcatgaaaattaagaaagaacATTTTTGAGTCAATCTGAAATATAAATGAACATTGGTATTCTCATAAGAAGTTAAAACCAACTGAGAACAAGACCCCAAATCATGAAATCAGATGTACATGACCATAATAGCCCtaataattctaatttttcaaaCAGATAGTTACACTGAAAAGAGGTATAGAAGCAGAAATGCATGGAGGAGTCCCTTCTAttaatttctcttctctgtgcaaGCTGTCAAACAGTGCTCAGTCTCTAGCAATGACATACGTTAACTGAACCCCAAATGCAGGCAACATGGATACAAAAGGGCCTGAGGTCAGTACTTGTGAACTTTCAACTGTTCACTGAGATTTTCCaactcaaattattttattcCCAACTTAGAAAACAAGACCCTAAGGTTCTCTTTTATTTCCTACCAGATGGTAAAGTGGTACTCTTCATGACTGTGACAAACAGGGTAAAAACAGAACCAAATGCATTTCCTCTGATGTTTCAAGtattcatagcttttttttttttttctgttagtcaTGACTCTCTTCACCAAAAAGCACTGCAGTTTTAGTCTGAGTGGCGTTCAGAGAGTTGGTTGAAGGTGAAATGGATCAGAGTATGACAGGTGCAGCCTTAATACAATACAAAAGCGCTTGCGCCACAGAGCTTTCAGTCTCTAAGAAGGCACGGAACCAGAGAATAATTCGTGATAATAGGCATGTCCTGTGGGTCATCAACTCATGCCTGCTGCTCTATGACAAATTGGTTTCACTATTCCTATCCTCTCAATGTTAAgttgaaactcaaatactttgtcTCTAGTGACACTTGGTTGTATCCCTCTGCTGCTTAGTTCATCCTCTGGCTATCACCAGATCTGTGACACTTTTTTCCATCTAGTTTGAATTTTCTTGTACCAATAAGTGTCcattattaagaatttcatatTAGGAATGCTTTCTGTAGCTTTATGTAGTTACAGTCATTTCATTCTATAATAAAAAAACTGCCaccttttcattctttgtttttccttgtaaGCATCAGCTAAATCAGAATCAGTTGCTTTCATATCTACCTTTGATCTATTTTTGTTTACAAAACACATGTAAGAGCTGGGAACCTACTGATTAGAGAAATTTTTCATCTTGCTGAACTCCACATGACTTACTTTTACAATAAATTTTGTGTTATCTAAGAGCCTTAAGTCTATTACCCAAAGAACTGAAGCTATAGATTCTCATAACTGTATGAaagcataaaaaaggaaaattcaaaaaTACAATGCCGGTAAAGAGAATGCTTCTCAAAGTAGATGCTTTTTGATGAAAATGGACtacaaagagaaggaagaagacagaTTTTTCTAGGTAATAAGAACAAAGTAGAGGTTCTCTCATGCCTgtggcaataaaagaaaaaaatatgttctgaataaatataaatagttaCAGGGAGTGAGGTATCCTGTGAGGATGAAAAGGAAAGATGGATTGTcccatctattttatacagtaAAGCAGAAGCACAGTGCAGGAAAATGTAACTAACAGTGGTCCTCAATCTAACTGTAATAAGGAGGTATATAAATCTGAAACTTCACTGGTaacaataacaattttaaataccTACAGCCcataaaaagaagtaaagcaaTAACATAGGAAAGAAACGAACATTTATTGCATATATGCCTGTTTGCCAAATATTATGCCAAAATTTTGCACATCCACAAAAAGAGTGTGAGATGGTGATTATCTCCATCTTACACACAAGAATAAATGACAGGGCAAGATGTGAAATCAAGTCCTTTGATTTTAAATACTGTGCATTTTCAACTATGCCATGTTTTCTTAAAGTACATTCAATTCTGAgcattggaaacaaacaaaagaaacaaaagctagCCTGGTTACCAGAGATGGGTCTTCAGTTTAAAATGGGTCACTTCAGCTTactatacatacatgcatacatgcatgcatatatttcTGGAGTGATTCCTGGTATGACAGGACCTGGGCTAGTGGCACCATCCCTACTCTTATTGTAGCTCTGATAGAGGGAGGTGATGGACAGAGCACTGTCACAAGGGAGGAGACAGTTTAGGGAAGGTCACTGGGTACCCTTAATCCACAGAGGAGAGGTACATTTCACCCCGGGGTTCTAGAAATGGTTTTAGAGGAAAAGATATCTAGGCTTGATCTGAACGATgattaagaaacataaaaaacaaaactggtagGAAAAAAATGTAGACCAAGTACCACAAGCaaaagcacagagaggtgaaataaTATGGGAGCAAGGCAGTCTGATGAGCTCTGTAACACTAAGTAATAAGTACTAAAACAGCAAATACCATGGATGAGCCTGGAGGGATGAAAAAAGAACAGCAGTGGATACTGAAGACTTTACATGCCTTGCTGTGGCATCTGGACTCACTTCTATAggtcagtctttcccattgttGAGGAAACAGTGCTCAAACACAAAGCCTTTCCTGTAATTTACAAGAATTCTTAATTCTGTGATTTTTCCCTTTAtaataatacaatataaataaatacaagaaaataatatGAGAACTGGCTGATGTATCAATTTCTAGTACCTGTGTTTATCCTTGTTTTGCATTTCAATTGC from Bos indicus x Bos taurus breed Angus x Brahman F1 hybrid chromosome 6, Bos_hybrid_MaternalHap_v2.0, whole genome shotgun sequence harbors:
- the LOC113894258 gene encoding cytochrome c oxidase subunit 7B2, mitochondrial, translating into MMFPLVRNALSSLRIRRIQQIRQSHSKHSPDFHDKYGDILLASGTSFCLVTWVFLVTQIGIQWGCSPVGRVTPQEWNEE